A genomic segment from Neodiprion lecontei isolate iyNeoLeco1 chromosome 1, iyNeoLeco1.1, whole genome shotgun sequence encodes:
- the LOC124295427 gene encoding uncharacterized protein LOC124295427, translated as MEALNRIVNQDEMMDESTTPQPGVASDSAEVPKTPNPTPNENKKKKKNWRWWDKKKARKQKEKTSASASDTPQLHKVAKSTSNQRDKRVSRNQRDKRVSRNPRFRKTRTDGPSKQTSSDPRTTEERALAVVVNTILNRM; from the exons ATGGAGGCGTTAAACCGGATCGTCAACCAGGACGAAAT GATGGATGAAAGTACAACGCCTCAACCTGGTGTTGCCTCGGACAGCGCGGAGGTCCCAAAAACTCCGAATC CTACCCCGAacgagaataagaagaaaaaaaaaaattggcgatgGTGGGACAAAAAAAAGGCCaggaaacaaaaagaaaaaacgtccGCATCTGCGTCAGATACTCCGCAACTACACAAGGTGGCCAAATCCACCTCGAACCAGCGGGACAAGCGAGTGTCTCGGAACCAGCGGGACAAGCGAGTGTCTCGGAATCCGCGGTTCCGAAAGACTCGCACCGACGGTCCGTCGAAGCAGACGTCTTCGGACCCGCGGACGACGGAGGAACGAGCGTTAGCAGTAGTGGTGAACACGATACTCAATCGTatgtaa